The Salmo salar chromosome ssa06, Ssal_v3.1, whole genome shotgun sequence genome window below encodes:
- the LOC106606810 gene encoding beta-galactoside-binding lectin-like: MSGVVVKNMSFKLGQTLTITGIPNSEATHNFIINVGKSDDYLALHMSFRFDHLGDTQTVVCNSYHGGMWFEEHREGGFPFNQGEEFKVRNDIVCVCINITFTKEQFLVALPDGLVIHFPNRQRD; this comes from the exons ATGAGT ggtgTTGTGGTAAAGAACATGTCCTTCAAGTTGGGCCAGACCCTGACCATCACAGGGATCCCTAACTCTGAAGCAACACA TAATTTTATCATCAATGTGGGCAAGAGTGACGATTACCTCGCCCTGCATATGAGCTTTCGCTTCGACCACCTTGGAGACACTCAGACCGTGGTGTGTAACTCCTACCATGGAGGCATGTGGTTTGAGgagcacagagagggaggattCCCATTCAACCAGGGAGAGGAGTTTAAGGTGAGAaatgacattgtgtgtgtgtgt ataaaTATCACCTTCACCAAGGAGCAGTTCCTAGTAGCTCTACCCGACGGCTTGGTGATCCACTTCCCCAATCGCCAAAGAGACTAA